The following coding sequences are from one Paraburkholderia caballeronis window:
- the bcsG gene encoding cellulose biosynthesis protein BcsG, whose product MGFWNLYFAAKLYLFSVGKLQPVWWMNLLFALALLVPIRNRWARIARRVLAVVVGVTLLYHEANVPPIGRVIEQLPALGSFTPRYMLELIGRVVPMSTVYVVVFVLVLYFLISRWVRITTFVLIALIAMPLWQGFGVLAAHAGASATVATAGGNPGAGAAGSSTGGSYDSQITSFRSAEAQRTVAFTPPKPAPADAQYDIIMIHVCSLSWDDLDVANQRTNPLFSRFDYVFTNFSGAASYSGPAAIRVLRATCGQESHRDLYSAAPAQCHLFADLAQLGFAPQALLNHNGQFDDFRGIVEREIGVPGVKLLPNDGLPVAMREFDNSPLVGDYDVLSRWYQQRVAAGGGPVALYYNTVTLHDGNRIPGNNMNSLQSFPLRLKTLLNDIDRLTDLVQQSGRKAVLVFVPEHGAALRGDPNQIAGMREIPTPRIIHLPVGVTLVGMPKPAAGAAHTTVSIDTPTSFLALAQLLSNLVANNPFAPNAPPLAQYAQNLPQTRMVGENESTLTLTTTNGYVIHTSDGVWVEGK is encoded by the coding sequence ATGGGATTCTGGAACCTGTATTTCGCCGCGAAGCTGTACCTGTTCAGCGTCGGCAAGCTGCAGCCCGTCTGGTGGATGAACCTGCTGTTCGCGCTCGCGCTGCTCGTGCCGATCCGCAACCGCTGGGCGCGGATCGCGCGGCGCGTGCTCGCCGTCGTCGTCGGCGTGACGCTGCTCTATCACGAGGCGAACGTGCCGCCGATCGGCCGCGTGATCGAGCAACTGCCCGCGCTCGGCTCGTTCACGCCGCGCTACATGCTCGAACTGATCGGCCGCGTGGTGCCGATGTCCACCGTGTACGTCGTCGTATTCGTGCTGGTGCTGTACTTCCTGATCAGCCGCTGGGTGCGCATCACGACGTTCGTGCTGATCGCGCTGATCGCGATGCCGCTGTGGCAGGGCTTCGGGGTGCTCGCGGCGCACGCGGGCGCGTCCGCGACGGTCGCGACGGCCGGCGGCAATCCGGGCGCCGGCGCGGCCGGGAGCAGCACCGGCGGCAGCTACGACAGCCAGATCACGTCGTTCCGGAGCGCCGAGGCCCAGCGCACGGTCGCGTTCACGCCGCCGAAACCCGCGCCCGCCGACGCGCAGTACGACATCATCATGATCCACGTGTGCTCGCTGTCGTGGGACGACCTCGACGTCGCGAACCAGCGCACCAATCCGCTGTTCTCGCGCTTCGACTACGTGTTCACGAACTTCAGCGGCGCGGCGAGCTACAGCGGCCCGGCCGCGATCCGCGTGCTGCGCGCGACCTGCGGGCAGGAATCGCACCGCGACCTGTACAGCGCCGCGCCCGCGCAATGCCATCTGTTCGCGGACCTCGCGCAGCTCGGTTTCGCGCCGCAGGCGCTGCTGAACCACAACGGCCAGTTCGACGACTTCCGGGGCATCGTCGAGCGCGAGATCGGCGTGCCGGGCGTGAAGCTGCTGCCGAACGACGGACTGCCGGTCGCGATGCGCGAGTTCGACAACTCGCCGCTGGTCGGCGACTACGACGTGCTGTCGCGCTGGTATCAGCAGCGCGTCGCGGCCGGCGGCGGGCCGGTCGCGCTGTACTACAACACGGTGACGCTGCACGACGGCAACCGGATTCCGGGCAACAACATGAACAGCCTGCAGTCGTTCCCGCTGCGCCTGAAGACGCTGCTCAACGACATCGACCGCCTGACCGACCTCGTGCAGCAGTCCGGCCGCAAGGCGGTGCTCGTGTTCGTGCCCGAGCACGGCGCGGCGCTGCGCGGCGACCCGAACCAGATCGCCGGGATGCGCGAGATCCCGACGCCGCGGATCATCCACCTGCCGGTCGGCGTCACGCTGGTCGGGATGCCGAAACCGGCGGCGGGCGCGGCGCACACGACGGTCAGCATCGATACGCCGACCAGCTTCCTCGCGCTCGCGCAGCTGCTGTCGAACCTCGTCGCGAACAACCCGTTCGCGCCGAACGCGCCGCCGCTCGCGCAATACGCGCAGAACCTGCCGCAAACGCGGATGGTCGGCGAGAACGAATCGACGCTCACGCTGACGACGACGAACGGCTACGTGATCCACACGTCGGACGGCGTCTGGGTGGAGGGCAAGTGA
- a CDS encoding EmrB/QacA subfamily drug resistance transporter, with protein sequence MDKLVAETLALILMFAAFPLTSKGATAGNMVLLSVGLLCVIVGGALPIVTRFMDHSNDKVRDAGVEFDDRAS encoded by the coding sequence ATGGACAAGCTCGTGGCGGAAACCCTGGCGCTGATCCTGATGTTCGCGGCGTTCCCGCTCACCAGCAAGGGCGCGACGGCCGGCAACATGGTGCTGTTGAGCGTCGGGCTGTTGTGCGTGATCGTCGGCGGCGCGTTGCCGATCGTCACGCGGTTCATGGATCACTCCAACGACAAGGTGCGGGACGCGGGCGTCGAGTTCGACGACCGGGCTTCGTGA
- a CDS encoding L-lactate permease — MGETSVPIDLLHWILATLSIIALLVFLVPLRWRAPEAGPGAMFVAGVIALFAFRTPVTTLTVASAKGVWDAIFILYVMWPALLLYQITKQAGGYDALRQGISRFSRNELFIIVGLGWVFSSFLQGIAGFGAPIAVVAPLLLAMGVRPVYAATISIIAHAWARFFGTLGVGWLATLQVADVQDVTRAAFESSLLLLIPTYLGGLLIVWLYGRWAAVRHAWPLVLILGTILGFGQLLFAFLSPELSTFLAAAVAMVALYPLSRWRRFSEPVPVDEVPDRPAMDDTAVRAQTDAEEPVMSIGMAFLPYVVLTVVTLGILLIDPLNNALRQFRIGLPFPEVTTGFGVTNAAVARYAPFSPLTHPGTMLLIASVVVWIVYRAKGYYGAWGARHGTENLGRALIVDGVPASVPVIAFLVTSRVLDHSGQTQVLAHGIADASPPLVYAGIASMIGALGAFMTSSSTASNVLFGGLQSDVAQLHALPTEAIVAAQAAGSAYGNAIGPANIVLGTSITGIKGQEGAVMRLAIPWTIIVAILTGIGTIALVMLA; from the coding sequence ATGGGCGAGACAAGCGTTCCGATTGATCTGCTTCATTGGATCCTGGCAACCCTTTCGATCATTGCGTTGCTGGTTTTTCTCGTGCCGCTTCGCTGGCGGGCGCCGGAAGCGGGGCCGGGGGCGATGTTCGTCGCCGGCGTGATTGCGTTATTCGCATTCCGCACGCCGGTCACGACATTGACGGTCGCCAGTGCGAAAGGCGTATGGGACGCGATATTCATTCTCTACGTGATGTGGCCCGCGCTGCTGCTTTATCAGATTACCAAGCAGGCCGGCGGATACGACGCGCTTCGACAGGGCATCTCGCGTTTCAGCCGCAACGAACTGTTCATCATCGTCGGGCTCGGCTGGGTGTTCTCGTCGTTCCTGCAAGGCATCGCCGGTTTCGGCGCGCCGATCGCGGTCGTCGCGCCGCTGCTGCTCGCGATGGGCGTGAGGCCCGTGTATGCGGCGACCATCTCGATCATCGCGCACGCATGGGCGCGCTTCTTCGGCACGCTGGGCGTGGGCTGGCTCGCGACGTTGCAGGTGGCCGACGTGCAGGACGTGACCCGCGCCGCGTTCGAATCGTCGCTGCTGCTGCTCATTCCGACCTACCTCGGCGGTTTGCTGATCGTGTGGCTGTACGGGCGCTGGGCCGCGGTGCGCCACGCGTGGCCGCTGGTGCTGATTCTCGGCACGATCCTCGGCTTCGGCCAGCTGCTGTTCGCATTCCTGAGCCCGGAACTCTCGACGTTCCTCGCCGCCGCCGTCGCGATGGTCGCGCTGTATCCGCTGTCGCGCTGGCGTCGTTTCAGCGAGCCGGTGCCGGTCGACGAGGTTCCGGACCGCCCCGCGATGGACGACACGGCGGTGCGCGCGCAGACGGACGCGGAAGAGCCGGTGATGAGCATCGGCATGGCGTTCCTGCCGTACGTCGTGTTGACGGTGGTGACGCTCGGCATCCTGCTGATCGATCCGCTCAATAACGCGCTGCGGCAATTCCGGATCGGCCTGCCGTTTCCGGAGGTGACGACCGGCTTCGGCGTGACCAATGCTGCGGTCGCACGTTATGCGCCGTTCTCGCCGTTGACCCATCCGGGGACGATGCTGCTGATCGCGTCGGTCGTCGTGTGGATCGTGTATCGCGCGAAGGGGTATTACGGCGCGTGGGGAGCGCGGCATGGCACGGAAAATCTCGGCCGCGCGCTGATCGTGGACGGCGTGCCCGCGTCGGTGCCGGTGATCGCGTTCCTCGTGACGAGCCGCGTGCTCGATCACAGCGGCCAGACCCAGGTGCTCGCGCACGGCATCGCGGACGCGTCGCCGCCGCTCGTGTATGCGGGCATCGCGAGCATGATCGGCGCGCTCGGCGCGTTCATGACGTCGAGCAGCACCGCGTCGAACGTGCTGTTCGGCGGCCTGCAAAGCGACGTCGCGCAACTGCACGCGCTGCCGACCGAGGCGATCGTCGCCGCGCAGGCCGCCGGCAGCGCGTACGGCAACGCGATCGGCCCCGCGAACATCGTGCTCGGCACCAGCATCACCGGCATCAAGGGGCAGGAAGGCGCGGTGATGAGGCTGGCCATACCGTGGACGATCATCGTCGCGATCCTGACCGGGATCGGCACGATCGCTCTTGTGATGCTCGCGTGA
- the ggt gene encoding gamma-glutamyltransferase: MSHPNGPRTGRPPTRAPHGMVATPHYLASQAGVEMLQRGGTAVDAAIAANAVLCVAYPHMAGLGGDGFWLIADGAGERIHAINASGPAAQLATPARYRTRAGADEIAARGPQSALTVPGAIDGWRLAHERFGRVAWADLFAPAIGYARDGVPVSRSLADWTAQDVPILTRHPETAAIFLPGGRVPADGDRLVQAALARSLQQIAERGARGGFYDGDLAARICAAIGPAGSPLQAGDFAAYRAEWVEPISTTYRGYTIHELPPNTQGFTPLQVLNLIEGYDVVAWGDGSADYYHHLAEAVKIAFADREEWLTDPRFVAIPVDQLISKAYCDERRKLLDPARAMDIATVPAGIPYTYPHERRAPDGDTCYFCAADRDGMVVSLIQSIYHDFGSAVIGGDTGIIMQNRGAFFSLDEHHPNCLQPGKRTFHTLIPALMTRDGRPCLAFGSMGGEGQPQTQAAMVTRIVDFGYDVQQAIEAPRWLMGRTWGTRSRNLSLEGRISDEVVRELKRRGQPVQMVTDWNDNMGHAHAILVDREQGFYEGGADPRGDGAALGY; encoded by the coding sequence ATGAGTCATCCGAATGGCCCTCGCACCGGCCGGCCGCCCACGCGCGCGCCGCACGGCATGGTCGCGACGCCGCATTATCTCGCGAGCCAGGCCGGCGTGGAGATGCTTCAGCGCGGCGGCACGGCGGTCGATGCCGCGATCGCCGCGAATGCGGTGCTGTGCGTCGCGTATCCGCACATGGCGGGACTCGGCGGCGACGGCTTCTGGCTGATCGCGGACGGCGCGGGCGAGCGGATTCACGCGATCAACGCGAGCGGACCGGCCGCGCAACTCGCGACGCCCGCGCGCTACCGGACCCGCGCGGGCGCCGATGAAATCGCCGCACGCGGGCCACAAAGCGCGCTGACGGTGCCGGGCGCCATCGACGGCTGGCGTCTCGCGCACGAACGCTTCGGGCGCGTGGCGTGGGCGGACCTGTTCGCGCCCGCGATCGGCTACGCGCGCGACGGCGTGCCGGTCAGCCGCTCGCTCGCGGACTGGACCGCGCAGGACGTGCCGATCCTCACGCGGCATCCGGAGACGGCCGCGATCTTTCTGCCGGGCGGCCGCGTGCCGGCCGACGGCGACCGGCTCGTGCAGGCCGCGCTGGCGCGCTCGCTGCAACAGATCGCCGAGCGCGGCGCGCGCGGCGGCTTCTATGACGGCGACCTGGCCGCGCGCATCTGCGCCGCGATCGGTCCGGCCGGCTCGCCGTTGCAAGCCGGCGACTTTGCCGCGTATCGCGCGGAATGGGTCGAGCCGATCAGCACGACGTATCGCGGCTATACGATCCACGAATTGCCGCCGAACACGCAGGGCTTCACGCCGTTGCAGGTCCTGAACCTCATCGAGGGTTACGACGTCGTCGCGTGGGGCGACGGCAGCGCGGACTACTACCATCATCTGGCCGAGGCGGTGAAGATCGCGTTCGCGGATCGCGAGGAGTGGCTGACCGATCCGCGTTTCGTCGCGATTCCCGTGGACCAGCTGATCTCGAAGGCGTACTGCGACGAGCGCCGCAAGCTGCTGGACCCGGCGCGCGCGATGGACATCGCGACGGTGCCGGCCGGCATCCCCTATACGTACCCGCACGAACGCCGCGCGCCGGACGGCGACACCTGCTACTTCTGCGCGGCCGATCGCGACGGCATGGTCGTGTCGCTGATCCAGTCGATCTATCACGATTTCGGCAGCGCGGTGATCGGCGGCGACACCGGCATCATCATGCAGAATCGCGGCGCGTTTTTCTCGCTGGACGAGCATCACCCGAACTGCCTTCAGCCGGGCAAGCGGACCTTCCATACGCTGATCCCCGCGCTGATGACGCGCGACGGCCGGCCGTGCCTCGCGTTCGGCTCGATGGGCGGCGAGGGGCAGCCGCAGACGCAGGCGGCGATGGTGACGCGGATCGTCGACTTCGGCTACGACGTGCAGCAGGCGATCGAAGCGCCGCGCTGGCTGATGGGGCGCACGTGGGGCACCAGATCGCGCAACCTGTCGCTGGAGGGGCGCATCTCCGACGAAGTCGTGCGCGAGCTGAAGCGCCGCGGCCAGCCGGTCCAGATGGTCACCGACTGGAACGACAACATGGGTCACGCGCACGCGATTCTCGTCGACCGGGAGCAGGGGTTCTACGAGGGCGGCGCCGACCCGCGCGGCGACGGGGCCGCGCTCGGCTACTGA
- the dinB gene encoding DNA polymerase IV: MLQSRRIAHLDMDAFYASVELLRYPELRGQPVVIGGGRNATPETLPDGTRRFQRLRDYVGRGVVTTSTYEARAFGVFSAMGMMKAAQLAPDAVLLPTDFDSYRHYSRLFKAAVATFTTQIQDRGIDEIYIDLTDVPGEPREVGAAIRQAVRDATGLTCSICIAPNKLLAKIGSELDKPDGLTILTPADIESRIWPLPARKVNGIGPKASEKLTSLGIDTIGDLARAAPEFLQTHFGLRYATWLKEVAHGIDDRPVVVSSEPKSMSRETTFERDLHPRDDRPLLSETFTRLCVRVAEDLQRKGYVGRTVGIKLRFDTFETVTRDLTIPAATADAAAIRRAATECLKRVPLTRRLRLLGVRVSALTLAGAQPAAVEPFQPDLFAAPGGDPAEDASEPHA, translated from the coding sequence ATGCTTCAGTCCCGCCGCATCGCCCATCTCGACATGGACGCGTTTTACGCGTCGGTCGAGCTGCTGCGTTATCCGGAATTGCGCGGTCAGCCGGTCGTGATCGGCGGCGGCCGCAACGCGACGCCGGAAACGCTGCCCGACGGCACGCGCCGCTTCCAGCGGCTGCGCGACTATGTGGGACGCGGCGTCGTCACGACGTCCACCTACGAGGCGCGCGCGTTCGGCGTGTTCTCCGCGATGGGAATGATGAAGGCCGCGCAGCTCGCACCGGACGCGGTTCTGCTGCCGACCGACTTCGACTCGTACCGCCACTATTCGCGGCTCTTCAAGGCGGCGGTCGCGACGTTCACGACGCAGATCCAGGACCGCGGCATCGACGAAATCTACATCGACCTGACCGACGTGCCGGGCGAGCCGCGCGAGGTCGGCGCGGCGATCAGGCAGGCGGTGCGCGACGCGACGGGCCTCACCTGCTCGATCTGCATCGCGCCAAACAAGCTGCTCGCGAAGATCGGCTCCGAACTCGACAAGCCGGACGGCCTGACGATCCTGACGCCGGCCGACATCGAATCGCGCATCTGGCCGCTGCCCGCGCGCAAGGTCAACGGGATCGGGCCGAAGGCGAGCGAGAAGCTGACGTCGCTCGGCATCGACACGATCGGCGACCTCGCGCGCGCCGCGCCGGAATTCCTGCAAACGCATTTCGGGCTGCGCTACGCGACATGGCTGAAGGAGGTCGCGCACGGGATCGACGACCGGCCGGTCGTCGTGTCGTCGGAGCCGAAGTCGATGAGCCGCGAGACGACCTTCGAACGCGACCTGCATCCGCGCGACGACCGGCCGCTGCTGTCCGAGACGTTCACGCGGCTGTGCGTGCGCGTCGCGGAAGACCTGCAACGCAAGGGTTATGTCGGCCGCACCGTCGGCATCAAGCTGCGCTTCGACACGTTCGAGACGGTCACGCGCGACCTGACGATTCCGGCGGCAACCGCCGACGCCGCCGCGATCCGCCGCGCGGCGACCGAATGCCTGAAGCGCGTGCCGCTGACACGCAGGCTGCGGCTGCTCGGCGTGCGCGTCAGCGCGCTGACGCTGGCCGGCGCGCAGCCGGCGGCGGTCGAGCCGTTCCAGCCGGACCTGTTCGCCGCGCCGGGCGGCGACCCCGCAGAGGATGCGTCGGAACCGCATGCGTGA
- a CDS encoding SLC13 family permease codes for MVTTLLILVATMALFIWNRWPAAVVAVMSLLALYLTGVLTMHEALGGFGDPLIVFIAALLGIGIGLETTGVGTWAGQWLIHHAGKSRLRLIASLLILSAVTTALIGMNGAVVAMLPIAVIVCVQTRIMPSQLMMPVSIACLTGAKLTLLGSPVNVIAASAADAAGGAPIRFFEWSIVGLPLLAGSLVIILLFGPRLLPKRNSGSLPADFSRHAHTLVEQYRIADGVHRLRVRASSPLIGKLPGDIDVTPYPGLSVLGLLDDQDTELIGTAVAEGHHLLVRGDADSVGRLAGDLHLAIREPFAESQTITNALFNRSSGLAEVVIPPRSALVGQTVFPGMATHEGDLIVLAVQRGGNDVAGPATQLRVGDHLLFRGTWEALDKHFSDPQMLMVDAPQMIRRQTVALSRGAREAIVILLVLVVLLATNAVPAAVATLICVTAMVLTRVITLNQLYSIDWNTCVLVGGMIPLATAMSKTGLANLLGEYVIQVVGAGGPRALMAGLFLVAAALTQVISNNSAALVMVPIAVATAKELGVSATPLLIAVALGAGAAHLTPMSTPVNLVTYGPGAYQFGDYWKLGALIVLWSMTVVVVIAPLYWSF; via the coding sequence ATGGTCACGACCTTGCTGATCCTCGTCGCCACGATGGCGCTGTTCATCTGGAACAGATGGCCGGCGGCGGTCGTGGCGGTCATGTCGCTGCTCGCGCTGTACCTGACCGGCGTGCTGACGATGCACGAGGCGCTGGGCGGTTTCGGCGACCCGCTGATCGTGTTCATCGCGGCGCTGCTCGGCATCGGCATCGGCCTCGAAACCACCGGCGTCGGCACGTGGGCCGGACAGTGGCTGATCCACCATGCCGGCAAGAGCCGGCTGCGGCTGATCGCGTCGCTGCTGATCCTGTCGGCCGTCACGACCGCGCTGATCGGCATGAACGGCGCGGTCGTCGCGATGCTGCCGATCGCGGTGATCGTCTGCGTGCAGACGCGCATCATGCCTTCGCAACTGATGATGCCGGTGTCGATCGCGTGCCTGACCGGCGCGAAGCTGACGCTGCTCGGCAGCCCGGTGAACGTGATCGCGGCGAGCGCGGCCGACGCGGCCGGCGGCGCGCCGATCCGGTTCTTCGAATGGTCGATCGTCGGCCTGCCGCTCCTCGCCGGGTCGCTCGTCATCATTCTGCTGTTCGGACCGCGGCTGCTGCCGAAGCGCAATTCGGGATCGCTGCCCGCCGATTTCAGCCGGCACGCGCATACGCTCGTCGAGCAATACCGGATCGCGGACGGCGTGCACCGGCTGCGCGTGCGCGCCAGTTCGCCGCTGATCGGCAAGCTGCCCGGCGACATCGACGTGACGCCGTACCCGGGTCTCAGCGTGCTCGGCCTGCTCGACGATCAGGATACGGAACTGATCGGCACGGCCGTAGCCGAAGGCCATCACCTGCTGGTGCGCGGCGACGCGGACAGTGTCGGACGGCTCGCGGGCGACCTGCATCTGGCGATCCGCGAGCCGTTCGCCGAATCGCAGACGATCACGAACGCGCTGTTCAATCGTTCTTCGGGCCTGGCCGAAGTCGTGATCCCGCCGCGTTCGGCGCTCGTCGGGCAGACGGTGTTTCCGGGCATGGCGACGCACGAAGGCGATCTGATCGTGCTCGCCGTGCAGCGCGGCGGCAACGACGTGGCCGGGCCGGCGACGCAGTTGCGGGTGGGCGACCATCTGCTGTTTCGCGGCACGTGGGAAGCATTGGACAAGCATTTCTCCGACCCGCAGATGCTGATGGTCGACGCGCCGCAGATGATCCGCCGGCAGACCGTCGCGTTGAGCCGCGGCGCGCGCGAGGCGATCGTCATCCTGCTCGTGCTGGTGGTGCTGCTCGCGACCAACGCGGTGCCGGCTGCGGTCGCGACGCTGATCTGCGTGACGGCGATGGTGCTGACGCGCGTGATTACGCTGAACCAGCTTTACAGCATCGACTGGAACACCTGCGTGCTGGTCGGCGGGATGATTCCGCTGGCGACGGCGATGTCGAAAACCGGGCTCGCGAACCTGCTGGGCGAATACGTGATTCAGGTGGTGGGCGCGGGCGGTCCGCGCGCGCTGATGGCGGGACTCTTTCTCGTCGCCGCCGCGCTCACGCAGGTGATCTCCAACAACTCGGCCGCGCTGGTGATGGTGCCGATCGCGGTCGCGACGGCGAAGGAACTGGGCGTGTCGGCGACGCCGCTCCTGATCGCCGTCGCGCTCGGCGCGGGCGCGGCTCACCTGACGCCGATGAGCACGCCGGTGAACCTCGTCACGTATGGACCGGGCGCGTACCAGTTCGGCGACTACTGGAAGCTCGGCGCGCTGATCGTGCTGTGGTCGATGACGGTGGTTGTCGTCATTGCGCCGCTGTACTGGTCGTTCTAG
- a CDS encoding GGDEF domain-containing protein, translating to MRANAPVAEPRHPPPATPVNPRFSAAAILIGCLFLVLTAALVWYEWDAYADANDAVASFGTFRATLVAMEKVSAERGPMNAALGSDDALPDGAPAPLAAARRDTDAAIARLRTRLDTPSCGWCESERLGLARLVNDLTSARNDVDRLLKLPGPARTDAALNDAVARMVAVVRQFRRIIDASQLAIVDSTTGALDFLQMARLAATMRDEAGLLGSRFTSALATHRPLTQAEQLNVERSYGRMQQLRFAIESLAATNPALTRGAFVQVNEQYFRLGLDYIATVRALTGGPGSPLPTTAQFAATYVPTMRPIVDFRDEMLARAEAALLRHRSAMLARCVAIAVAGVVLASLQFALFWLFRRYVIAPFNDATRAIVAIAGGDLTAAVQSHAYRGDVQSLFDAVQVLRSNSRERMRLEQERNALIDELKTMAETDALTGLMNRRAFEGRARVLSSIARGTESFVTLIAFDIDHFKRINDTYGHPTGDLALKTIGNLCRETWRRDDIVARIGGEEFAVLLDTQGYAEALQTVERFREKLSNVTLRATDGTPFTMTASFGVAVSARDAAPDIAALIARADALLYRAKTDGRNRVVADEPAAT from the coding sequence ATGCGAGCCAACGCCCCCGTCGCGGAGCCGCGTCATCCGCCGCCGGCCACGCCGGTCAATCCGCGCTTCAGCGCCGCGGCGATCCTGATCGGCTGCCTGTTCCTCGTGCTGACCGCCGCGCTCGTCTGGTACGAGTGGGACGCGTACGCCGACGCGAACGACGCGGTCGCGTCGTTCGGCACGTTTCGCGCGACGCTGGTCGCAATGGAGAAGGTGTCGGCCGAACGCGGGCCGATGAACGCCGCGCTCGGCAGCGACGATGCGCTGCCGGACGGCGCGCCTGCGCCGCTCGCCGCCGCGCGCCGCGACACCGACGCGGCAATCGCGCGGCTGCGGACCCGGCTCGACACGCCGTCGTGCGGCTGGTGCGAAAGCGAGCGGCTCGGGCTCGCGCGCCTCGTCAACGACCTGACGTCGGCGCGCAACGACGTGGACCGGTTGCTGAAGCTGCCCGGCCCCGCGCGCACCGACGCCGCGCTGAACGACGCGGTCGCGCGGATGGTCGCCGTGGTCCGGCAGTTCCGCCGCATCATCGACGCGAGCCAGCTCGCGATCGTGGACAGCACCACCGGCGCACTCGACTTCCTGCAGATGGCGCGCCTCGCGGCGACGATGCGCGACGAGGCCGGGCTGCTCGGCTCGCGCTTCACGAGCGCGCTCGCGACGCACCGGCCGCTGACCCAGGCCGAGCAGTTGAACGTCGAACGCTCGTATGGCCGCATGCAGCAGTTGCGCTTCGCGATCGAATCGCTCGCGGCGACGAACCCGGCGCTCACGCGCGGCGCGTTCGTGCAGGTAAACGAGCAGTACTTCAGGCTCGGCCTCGACTACATCGCGACCGTGCGCGCGCTGACCGGCGGCCCCGGTTCGCCGCTGCCGACCACCGCGCAGTTCGCCGCGACCTACGTGCCGACGATGCGCCCGATCGTCGACTTCCGCGACGAGATGCTCGCGCGCGCGGAGGCGGCGCTGCTGCGCCATCGCAGCGCGATGCTCGCGCGCTGCGTCGCGATCGCCGTCGCGGGCGTCGTGCTCGCGTCGCTGCAGTTCGCGCTGTTCTGGCTGTTCCGCCGCTACGTGATCGCGCCGTTCAACGACGCGACCCGCGCGATCGTCGCGATCGCGGGCGGCGACCTGACGGCGGCCGTGCAGTCGCACGCGTATCGCGGCGACGTGCAGTCGCTGTTCGACGCGGTGCAGGTGCTGCGCTCGAACAGCCGCGAACGGATGCGGCTCGAACAGGAGCGCAACGCGCTGATCGACGAACTGAAGACGATGGCGGAAACCGACGCGCTGACCGGCCTGATGAACCGCCGCGCGTTCGAGGGCCGCGCGCGCGTGCTCAGCTCGATCGCGCGCGGCACCGAATCGTTCGTCACGCTGATCGCCTTCGACATCGACCACTTCAAGCGGATCAACGACACCTACGGGCATCCGACCGGCGACCTCGCGCTGAAGACCATCGGCAACCTGTGCCGCGAGACGTGGCGGCGCGACGACATCGTCGCGCGCATCGGCGGCGAGGAGTTCGCGGTGCTGCTCGACACCCAGGGTTACGCGGAGGCGTTGCAGACCGTCGAGCGGTTCCGCGAGAAGCTGTCGAACGTCACGCTGCGCGCGACCGACGGCACGCCGTTCACGATGACCGCGAGTTTCGGCGTCGCGGTGTCCGCGCGCGATGCGGCGCCGGACATCGCGGCGCTGATCGCGCGCGCGGACGCGCTGCTGTATCGCGCGAAAACCGACGGAAGGAACCGCGTCGTCGCGGACGAGCCCGCCGCGACGTGA